A window of Neisseria canis contains these coding sequences:
- the dacB gene encoding D-alanyl-D-alanine carboxypeptidase/D-alanyl-D-alanine endopeptidase, with translation MNTQCLSEKRMRRFLLSALLLLPAAASALDTGTIPPQEIAVYVQDLNSKTVRVAHQADASFNPASTMKLVTAFAAFNALGPDFRWQTEFKSAAPVSGGSLNGDIYWVGSGDPVMDQDDLIAAQQQLRDKGINRITGSLVFDRNIWGNAGTAHGFDDDAGEAFTTDPDPQMLAYKVVWLKPAFNEAGLPVITTNPPLPDVAQNNQVRFTPFGTCRSLKRYLSAKYENGVLHMSGTLPEACIGQETFINMLDTQDFAAKSFVNQWRAAGGQMASGYRVGTAPADAATLAVHRSPPLREALTSMNKLSNNVIARTVFLTMGERAADNQTGQNAQAAVRRELVKAGLDDEALILENGSGLSRRERLTARFLGELLAKSYESRFRQAFINTLPIAGTDGTLEHRFKSRKGELYLKTGTLKNVRALAGYYLPHHANSSPLAVVVLVNSPKSDYYVNEIDKIVERLLPPPQPAQ, from the coding sequence ATGAACACACAATGCCTGTCTGAAAAGCGGATGCGCCGCTTTCTGCTCTCCGCCCTGCTCCTGCTGCCCGCTGCCGCATCCGCGCTCGACACCGGCACGATTCCGCCGCAGGAAATCGCGGTGTATGTGCAAGACCTCAACAGCAAAACCGTACGCGTGGCGCATCAGGCCGACGCCTCGTTCAACCCGGCTTCCACCATGAAGCTGGTTACGGCGTTTGCCGCGTTCAACGCACTGGGGCCGGATTTCCGCTGGCAAACCGAATTCAAATCCGCCGCCCCCGTAAGCGGCGGCAGCCTGAACGGCGACATCTATTGGGTGGGCAGCGGCGATCCGGTTATGGATCAAGATGACCTCATCGCCGCGCAGCAGCAATTGCGCGACAAAGGCATCAACCGGATTACCGGCTCGCTGGTGTTCGACCGCAACATCTGGGGCAACGCAGGTACCGCACACGGTTTTGACGACGATGCCGGCGAAGCCTTTACCACCGATCCCGACCCGCAAATGCTGGCTTACAAAGTGGTGTGGCTCAAACCCGCATTCAACGAAGCCGGCCTGCCCGTGATAACCACCAACCCGCCTCTGCCCGATGTGGCGCAAAACAACCAAGTGCGCTTCACCCCCTTCGGCACCTGCCGCTCGCTCAAACGCTACCTTTCCGCCAAATATGAAAACGGCGTGCTGCACATGAGCGGCACGCTGCCCGAAGCCTGTATCGGCCAAGAAACCTTTATCAACATGCTCGACACGCAGGATTTTGCCGCCAAAAGCTTTGTCAACCAATGGCGTGCCGCAGGCGGACAGATGGCATCCGGCTACCGCGTCGGCACCGCGCCGGCCGATGCAGCCACCCTGGCCGTGCACCGCTCCCCGCCTTTGCGCGAAGCCTTAACCAGCATGAACAAGCTTTCCAACAACGTGATTGCCCGCACCGTATTCCTCACCATGGGCGAGCGCGCCGCCGACAACCAAACCGGGCAAAACGCCCAAGCCGCCGTGCGGCGCGAGCTGGTTAAAGCCGGCCTCGACGACGAAGCCCTGATTCTGGAAAACGGCTCCGGTCTCTCCCGCCGCGAGCGGCTGACCGCCCGTTTTCTCGGCGAACTGCTGGCCAAAAGCTACGAAAGCCGTTTCAGACAGGCATTTATCAACACCCTGCCCATCGCCGGCACCGACGGCACCTTGGAGCATCGCTTCAAAAGCCGAAAGGGCGAGCTTTACCTCAAAACCGGCACCTTGAAAAACGTGCGCGCCTTGGCAGGCTACTACCTGCCCCACCATGCCAACAGCTCGCCGCTGGCCGTTGTCGTGTTGGTCAACAGCCCGAAATCCGACTATTATGTCAACGAAATCGACAAAATCGTAGAGCGCCTCCTGCCGCCTCCGCAACCGGCACAATAA
- a CDS encoding 5-formyltetrahydrofolate cyclo-ligase has product MMPHSKHEIRSRLRRARKSLSGRERRRATLAANRNLKKLLKRGKKLAVYWPVGSELVLDDLVRSAFKRGVQVYLPYIEKRSLRLWFTPYHAGLSPERNRKGRLNIPQFQGKKIRAEHMDAMLLPLVGVDAQGCRLGQGGGYYDASLLYARFGRPLKIGVGFACQMVPALPREAHDMRLDAFVSERGAVWF; this is encoded by the coding sequence ATCATGCCGCACAGCAAACACGAAATCCGCAGCCGGCTGCGTCGGGCACGCAAAAGCCTTTCCGGCCGGGAACGCCGTCGCGCCACGCTTGCCGCCAACCGGAATCTGAAAAAGTTGCTCAAGCGCGGAAAAAAATTGGCGGTATATTGGCCGGTTGGCAGCGAATTGGTGTTGGACGATCTGGTTCGCAGCGCGTTCAAGCGCGGCGTGCAAGTTTATCTGCCCTATATCGAAAAACGCAGCCTGCGGCTTTGGTTTACCCCTTACCATGCGGGTTTAAGCCCTGAGCGCAACCGCAAAGGCCGCCTGAATATTCCACAATTCCAGGGCAAAAAAATACGTGCCGAACATATGGATGCTATGTTGCTGCCATTGGTGGGCGTGGATGCGCAAGGCTGCCGGTTGGGGCAGGGCGGCGGTTATTATGATGCTTCGCTGTTGTATGCACGGTTTGGCAGACCTCTGAAAATCGGAGTGGGATTTGCTTGCCAAATGGTGCCGGCATTGCCGCGCGAAGCGCATGATATGCGCTTGGATGCTTTTGTGAGCGAGCGGGGAGCAGTATGGTTTTGA
- a CDS encoding AzlD family protein, which yields MISWSSFLTILGMLAATYSTRLIGFFVLRNRTLGKRAARVMEAAPGCVLIAVIAPHFVSGKPHELIALTITLLAASRLSMLPTVLIAVFSTGILGYVMG from the coding sequence ATGATCAGCTGGTCTTCTTTTCTAACGATTTTGGGTATGCTGGCCGCCACTTATTCCACCCGCTTAATCGGCTTTTTCGTCCTGCGCAACCGCACGCTCGGCAAACGCGCCGCAAGAGTGATGGAAGCGGCGCCCGGCTGCGTGCTGATTGCCGTGATTGCACCGCATTTTGTGTCCGGCAAACCGCATGAACTGATTGCACTGACAATCACGCTGCTTGCCGCAAGCAGGCTTTCCATGCTGCCGACCGTATTGATTGCCGTGTTTTCCACAGGCATTTTGGGGTATGTGATGGGATAA
- a CDS encoding TM2 domain-containing protein, translated as MQTVSYAAIYPHTCNKALYVAMALLFGTFGVHKFCAGRIWMGVLYVALSFTSIPTVIGVIEGVLAAFKPTDSFGAIVV; from the coding sequence ATGCAAACGGTTTCTTATGCGGCAATCTACCCCCACACCTGCAACAAAGCTTTGTATGTGGCAATGGCGCTTTTATTCGGCACGTTCGGCGTACACAAATTCTGTGCCGGCCGGATATGGATGGGGGTGCTCTATGTTGCGCTGAGTTTCACGTCTATCCCAACGGTGATCGGTGTGATCGAAGGCGTACTGGCCGCGTTTAAGCCTACGGATTCTTTCGGTGCAATTGTGGTTTAA
- a CDS encoding primosomal protein N' has product MIYHHIALNVPLGLLTYAHPAPIPPGTRVAVPFRGKPAVGVVWAHSVAPDIEVSKILPVQEVFDAELLLPENWRALLDFVARYYLYPLGQAVFAALPQGLRETKAVEPPQLPVFYTLNEQGRADEPPPERFHKKRALWLALREGAKDMACLKTVHPQAAKLVAEWCGAGWIERSRAADPVIPPAEYALNEAQQAASDAVQTGIGGFQTFLLYGVTGSGKTEVYFDVMAEVLASGRQVLFLLPEINLTPQLLKRVQTRFAHVPTAVLHSQTAAGKRTQDYLRALTGQAKLVIGTRLAVFTPLPDLGLIVVDEEHDASFKQDNELRYHARDLAVWRGRQSVCPVILGSATPSLESWHKAQTGAYRLLELNKRAHTAARLPQVDILDVRRVKLDNGFSPQALKLLQENHRQGGMSLVYLNRRGFAPALFCGDCGHIFGCPRCSAKMVLHQRARQLRCHHCDFRQAIPYKCPDCGNQDLTAVGQGTQRVEETLRTFLPQARIARVDRDSTSNKNDWAALYEHIAADSIDILVGTQMLAKGHDFARLNLVVVLNADGSLYSADFRAPERLFAELMQVSGRAGRADTAGRVLIQTQLPEHAVFAAVKAQNYRAFADAESAERKMFGMPPFGFQAAVRADAPKVDDAVRFLNEIKAVVEPLLPEDTALLGPVPMMMVRLAERERAQVFIESASRKNLHRAAAMWLQVLQSYRGSAVRWSVDIDPMEM; this is encoded by the coding sequence ATGATTTACCACCATATCGCCCTCAACGTTCCCCTCGGCCTGCTCACTTATGCCCACCCCGCCCCCATCCCGCCCGGCACGCGGGTGGCGGTGCCTTTTCGCGGCAAGCCTGCGGTGGGGGTGGTTTGGGCGCATTCGGTGGCGCCGGATATCGAGGTGTCGAAAATTCTGCCGGTGCAGGAAGTTTTTGACGCGGAACTGCTTTTGCCGGAAAACTGGCGCGCGCTGCTGGATTTTGTGGCGCGTTATTATCTCTACCCGCTCGGGCAGGCGGTGTTTGCGGCGCTGCCTCAGGGTTTGCGGGAAACGAAAGCGGTGGAGCCGCCGCAACTGCCTGTTTTTTATACGCTCAATGAGCAGGGCCGTGCGGATGAGCCGCCGCCGGAGCGCTTTCATAAGAAACGTGCGCTGTGGCTGGCTTTGCGTGAAGGTGCAAAGGATATGGCCTGTCTGAAAACGGTTCATCCGCAGGCAGCGAAGTTGGTGGCCGAATGGTGCGGGGCGGGTTGGATTGAGCGGAGCCGCGCCGCAGACCCGGTAATTCCGCCGGCGGAATATGCGTTAAACGAAGCGCAGCAGGCGGCTTCGGATGCGGTTCAGACAGGCATCGGCGGCTTTCAAACGTTTCTGCTCTACGGCGTCACGGGCAGCGGCAAGACGGAAGTGTATTTTGATGTGATGGCCGAGGTGTTGGCTTCGGGCAGGCAGGTTTTGTTTTTGCTGCCCGAGATTAATCTGACGCCGCAATTGCTCAAACGCGTGCAAACGCGGTTTGCGCACGTTCCCACCGCCGTGCTGCACAGCCAAACCGCCGCGGGCAAACGCACGCAGGATTATCTGCGCGCGCTCACGGGGCAGGCCAAGCTGGTTATCGGCACACGGCTGGCGGTGTTTACGCCGCTGCCGGATTTGGGCTTGATTGTGGTGGACGAAGAACACGATGCTTCGTTCAAACAGGATAACGAGCTGCGCTACCATGCCCGCGATTTGGCGGTGTGGCGCGGCAGGCAGAGCGTCTGTCCTGTGATTTTGGGCAGCGCCACGCCGAGTTTGGAAAGCTGGCACAAAGCGCAAACGGGCGCTTACCGGCTGCTTGAGTTGAACAAGCGCGCCCACACCGCCGCGCGCCTGCCGCAAGTGGATATTTTGGATGTGCGCCGCGTGAAGCTGGATAACGGTTTTTCACCGCAGGCCTTGAAGCTGCTGCAAGAAAACCATCGGCAAGGCGGCATGTCACTGGTTTATCTCAACCGCCGCGGCTTTGCACCGGCGCTGTTTTGCGGCGACTGCGGCCATATTTTCGGCTGCCCGCGCTGCTCGGCCAAGATGGTGCTGCACCAGCGCGCGCGCCAGCTGCGTTGCCATCATTGCGATTTCAGACAGGCCATTCCTTATAAATGCCCGGATTGCGGCAATCAGGATTTGACCGCGGTCGGCCAGGGCACGCAACGCGTGGAAGAAACGCTGCGCACATTCCTGCCGCAGGCACGCATCGCCCGCGTCGACCGCGACAGCACGTCCAACAAAAACGATTGGGCGGCTTTGTATGAACATATTGCTGCCGACAGCATCGATATTCTGGTCGGCACGCAAATGCTGGCCAAGGGGCACGACTTTGCGCGGCTGAATCTGGTGGTGGTGCTCAACGCCGACGGCTCGCTTTACAGCGCGGATTTCCGCGCACCGGAGCGCTTGTTTGCCGAGCTGATGCAGGTTTCCGGCCGTGCCGGGCGCGCCGATACGGCGGGGCGCGTGTTAATACAAACCCAATTGCCCGAGCATGCCGTGTTCGCCGCCGTGAAAGCGCAAAATTACCGCGCGTTTGCCGACGCCGAGTCGGCAGAGCGGAAAATGTTCGGCATGCCGCCTTTCGGTTTTCAGGCAGCCGTCCGCGCCGATGCGCCCAAAGTAGATGACGCTGTGCGCTTTCTCAACGAAATCAAAGCCGTGGTCGAGCCGCTGTTGCCGGAAGACACCGCCCTGCTCGGCCCCGTGCCGATGATGATGGTGCGGCTGGCGGAGCGCGAACGCGCGCAAGTGTTTATCGAATCGGCCTCCCGCAAAAACCTGCACCGCGCCGCCGCGATGTGGCTGCAAGTATTGCAAAGCTACCGCGGTTCGGCGGTAAGGTGGTCGGTGGATATCGACCCGATGGAGATGTAG
- the lysS gene encoding lysine--tRNA ligase, translating to MSQPHNPQTEEPQLDENQIIALRREKLNELRKHGIAFPNQYKRDAFAGDLQAQYGSLEKAELDPQEIPVKVAGRMMLQRAMGKASFATIQDVSGQIQVYVNNQGVGEDVHNAFKHWDLGDIIGVEGTLFKTNHGELTVRASKLHLLTKSLRPLPDKHKGLTDQEQKYRQRYADLITNQDSRNTFIKRSKIIQAVRNYMVNERYLEVETPMMHPIPGGATAKPFVTHHNALDMPLYLRIAPELYLKRLVVGGLERVFEINRSFRNEGMSTRHNPEFTMMEFYEAFCTYERMMEMTEGVIRHAAKEVCGTAKVSYNGKEVDLESPFERLTILEAIKKYNPHYTDEQLNDAEWLKKEIVKHGEKIPPSPGIGSLQLALFEGCAESKLWNPTFIIDYPVEVSPLARASDTKPGLTDRFELFIVGRELANGYSELNDPEDQAARFKAQVAQKDAGDDEAMHYDADYIRAMEYGLPPTGGSGIGLDRLVMLLTDAPSIRDVILFPQMRPE from the coding sequence ATGAGTCAACCACACAATCCCCAAACCGAAGAACCCCAATTAGACGAAAACCAAATCATCGCCCTGCGCCGCGAAAAATTAAACGAACTGCGCAAACACGGCATCGCCTTCCCCAACCAATACAAGCGTGATGCCTTTGCCGGCGATTTGCAGGCGCAATACGGTTCGCTGGAAAAAGCCGAGCTCGACCCGCAGGAAATCCCCGTTAAAGTGGCCGGCCGCATGATGCTGCAACGCGCCATGGGTAAAGCCAGCTTCGCCACCATCCAAGACGTGAGCGGCCAGATTCAAGTGTATGTGAACAATCAAGGCGTGGGCGAAGACGTGCACAACGCCTTCAAACATTGGGATTTGGGCGACATCATCGGCGTGGAAGGCACGCTGTTCAAAACCAACCACGGCGAATTGACCGTGCGTGCATCCAAGCTGCATCTGCTCACCAAATCGCTGCGGCCGCTGCCCGACAAACACAAAGGCCTGACCGACCAAGAGCAGAAATACCGCCAGCGTTACGCCGATCTGATTACCAACCAAGATTCGCGCAACACTTTCATCAAACGCAGCAAAATCATCCAAGCCGTGCGCAACTACATGGTTAACGAGCGTTATCTCGAAGTGGAAACCCCGATGATGCACCCGATTCCCGGCGGTGCCACGGCCAAGCCCTTCGTTACCCACCACAACGCGCTCGACATGCCGCTTTATTTGCGCATCGCCCCCGAGTTGTATCTGAAACGCTTGGTTGTGGGCGGTTTGGAGCGCGTGTTTGAAATCAACCGCAGCTTCCGCAACGAAGGCATGAGCACCCGCCACAACCCAGAATTCACCATGATGGAATTCTACGAAGCGTTCTGCACTTACGAGCGCATGATGGAAATGACCGAAGGCGTGATCCGCCATGCCGCCAAAGAAGTGTGCGGCACCGCCAAAGTGAGCTACAACGGCAAAGAAGTCGATTTGGAAAGCCCGTTCGAGCGTTTGACCATTCTCGAAGCCATCAAAAAATACAACCCGCACTACACCGACGAGCAGTTGAACGATGCCGAATGGCTGAAAAAAGAGATCGTGAAACACGGCGAAAAAATCCCGCCGTCGCCCGGTATCGGCAGCCTGCAATTGGCCTTGTTTGAAGGCTGTGCGGAAAGCAAACTGTGGAACCCGACGTTTATCATCGACTATCCGGTGGAAGTGTCGCCGCTGGCGCGCGCATCCGACACCAAACCCGGCTTAACCGACCGCTTCGAGCTGTTTATCGTCGGCCGCGAGTTGGCCAACGGCTATTCGGAGCTGAACGACCCCGAAGACCAAGCCGCCCGCTTTAAAGCGCAAGTGGCGCAGAAAGATGCCGGCGACGACGAAGCCATGCACTACGATGCCGACTACATCCGCGCCATGGAATACGGCCTGCCCCCCACCGGCGGCAGCGGCATCGGCTTGGACCGCTTGGTGATGCTGCTCACCGATGCGCCGTCTATCCGCGATGTGATTCTATTCCCGCAAATGCGCCCCGAATAA
- the secB gene encoding protein-export chaperone SecB — MSEQDQVQDQVQQENQPVFSIEKLYVKDMSLEVPHAPKVFLEQSEPNVDMRVATESQKLEDEFYEVSVTVTVTAKLAEERVMFLNEVTQSGIFRLANIPEEDLQLLLAVACPNILFPYAREAVSSTITRAGFPPVLLAPINFEALYQQQQEQGNA, encoded by the coding sequence ATGAGCGAACAAGATCAAGTTCAAGACCAAGTCCAACAAGAAAACCAGCCCGTGTTCAGTATTGAAAAGCTGTATGTAAAAGACATGTCGCTGGAAGTGCCGCACGCACCCAAAGTATTTTTAGAACAAAGCGAACCGAATGTGGATATGCGCGTAGCCACCGAAAGCCAAAAGCTGGAAGACGAATTCTACGAAGTGAGCGTAACCGTAACCGTAACCGCCAAGCTGGCGGAAGAGCGCGTGATGTTCCTCAACGAAGTGACCCAAAGCGGCATCTTCCGCCTGGCCAACATTCCCGAAGAAGATTTGCAGCTGCTGCTTGCCGTAGCCTGCCCCAACATCCTCTTCCCTTACGCGCGCGAAGCCGTGTCTTCCACCATTACCCGCGCCGGATTCCCGCCGGTATTGCTCGCACCGATCAACTTCGAAGCGCTCTACCAGCAGCAGCAAGAGCAAGGCAACGCTTAA
- a CDS encoding AzlC family ABC transporter permease yields MVPPQPSPKSEFIRGMKEVVPVLFGMLPFALILGVQGAEKGMSVLEMPLMTGLNFAGGSEFAAVGLWGDPLPVLLIIGVTFMINTRHILMGAALAPYLRHLPMKRALPALFFMTDESWALGMADALKRKAQGLPAFSLPYYMGTALTLYVMWVLLTALGTAVGPQLGNVEAWGFGMAFPAVFLVLLRGMWKGFKAALPWLVSLIAAAAVYLTVDGAWYVPAGALAGLAAAYLAEESA; encoded by the coding sequence ATGGTTCCGCCCCAACCTTCCCCAAAATCCGAATTTATACGCGGCATGAAAGAAGTGGTGCCGGTATTGTTCGGCATGTTGCCGTTTGCACTGATATTGGGTGTGCAGGGTGCAGAAAAAGGGATGAGCGTTTTGGAAATGCCTTTGATGACCGGACTGAACTTTGCCGGCGGCTCGGAATTTGCCGCTGTCGGGTTGTGGGGAGACCCGCTGCCGGTGCTGCTGATTATCGGCGTTACCTTTATGATCAACACGCGCCATATTTTGATGGGGGCGGCTCTGGCGCCTTATCTACGCCATCTGCCGATGAAAAGGGCCTTACCCGCTCTGTTTTTTATGACCGATGAAAGCTGGGCGCTGGGCATGGCCGATGCTTTGAAACGCAAGGCGCAAGGGCTGCCTGCGTTCAGCCTGCCTTATTACATGGGCACGGCACTGACTTTGTATGTGATGTGGGTATTGCTCACCGCATTGGGCACAGCTGTCGGCCCGCAATTGGGCAATGTGGAAGCTTGGGGCTTCGGCATGGCCTTTCCGGCCGTGTTTCTGGTGTTGCTGCGCGGCATGTGGAAAGGTTTCAAAGCCGCCCTGCCTTGGCTCGTGAGCCTGATTGCGGCGGCTGCGGTTTATCTCACTGTTGACGGCGCATGGTATGTGCCCGCCGGTGCGCTCGCAGGATTGGCCGCAGCTTATCTGGCGGAGGAAAGCGCATGA
- the hemL gene encoding glutamate-1-semialdehyde 2,1-aminomutase, with translation MNRNEELFNRAKAIIPGGVNSPVRAFGSVGGVPRFIKKAQGAFVWDAADKQYIDYVGSWGPAIVGHAHPEVLEAVREAAVDGLSFGAPTEVEIVIAEEIAKILPSVEQLRLVSSGTEATMSAIRLARGYTGRDKIVKFEGCYHGHSDSLLVKAGSGLLTFGNPSSAGVPADFTKHTVVLPYNDTEALKEAFAGFGHEIACVIIEPIAGNMNLVKPSSEFVQTLRRITEENGSVLIYDEVMTGFRVALGGAQSLHGITPDLTTMGKVIGGGMPLAAFGGKKEIMACISPLGGVYQAGTLSGNPVAVAAGLKTLEIIQRPGFYENLTARTEQLVNGLAEAARAAGTVFTADSVGGMFGLYFAGKKPETYADMTASNIENFKRFFHGMLEEGVAFGPSAYEASFMSAAHTPELIEDTVKAARKVFAAMSV, from the coding sequence ATGAACCGCAACGAAGAGCTTTTCAACCGAGCCAAAGCCATTATTCCCGGCGGCGTGAACTCGCCTGTGCGCGCATTCGGCAGCGTCGGCGGCGTGCCGCGTTTTATTAAAAAAGCGCAGGGCGCGTTTGTGTGGGACGCGGCCGACAAGCAATATATCGATTATGTCGGCTCATGGGGGCCGGCGATTGTGGGGCATGCGCATCCCGAAGTGCTCGAAGCCGTGCGCGAAGCGGCTGTAGACGGTTTATCGTTTGGCGCGCCGACCGAAGTGGAAATCGTGATTGCAGAAGAAATCGCCAAAATCCTGCCGAGCGTGGAGCAGCTGCGCTTGGTAAGCTCGGGCACGGAAGCCACCATGAGCGCCATCCGCCTGGCGCGCGGCTATACCGGCCGAGACAAAATCGTGAAATTCGAAGGCTGCTACCACGGCCATTCAGACAGCCTTTTGGTCAAAGCCGGCTCCGGTCTGCTCACATTCGGCAACCCCAGTTCCGCGGGCGTGCCTGCCGACTTCACCAAACATACCGTGGTATTGCCTTATAACGATACCGAAGCGTTGAAAGAAGCATTTGCCGGGTTCGGCCACGAAATCGCCTGCGTGATTATCGAGCCGATTGCGGGCAATATGAATTTGGTAAAACCGAGCAGTGAATTCGTACAAACCCTGCGCCGGATTACCGAAGAAAACGGCAGCGTGCTGATTTACGATGAAGTGATGACCGGTTTCCGCGTGGCTTTGGGCGGCGCGCAATCGCTGCACGGCATCACGCCCGATTTAACCACCATGGGCAAGGTAATCGGCGGCGGTATGCCGCTGGCGGCGTTTGGCGGTAAAAAAGAAATCATGGCCTGCATTTCGCCTTTGGGCGGCGTGTATCAGGCGGGCACTTTGTCGGGGAACCCCGTTGCCGTGGCTGCCGGCTTGAAAACGCTGGAAATTATTCAGCGCCCCGGTTTCTACGAAAACCTTACCGCGCGCACCGAACAGCTGGTGAACGGTCTCGCCGAAGCGGCGCGGGCGGCAGGCACGGTGTTTACCGCCGATTCGGTGGGCGGCATGTTCGGCCTGTATTTCGCCGGCAAAAAGCCTGAAACCTACGCCGATATGACGGCTTCGAATATCGAGAATTTCAAACGTTTTTTCCACGGTATGCTGGAGGAAGGCGTGGCATTCGGCCCGTCGGCTTACGAAGCCAGCTTTATGTCTGCCGCGCACACGCCGGAGTTGATTGAAGACACCGTGAAAGCAGCGCGCAAAGTGTTTGCCGCCATGTCGGTTTAA
- the grxC gene encoding glutaredoxin 3, translated as MQPVTMYTGSYCPYCGMAKRLLSQLGVSEIKEIDISRDSAAFAEMQQITGQRTVPQIFIGDTHVGGFTDMQALHKKGGLVSLLNGE; from the coding sequence ATGCAACCCGTTACCATGTACACCGGCTCCTACTGCCCCTATTGCGGCATGGCCAAAAGACTGCTCAGCCAACTTGGCGTGAGCGAAATCAAAGAAATCGACATCAGCCGCGACAGCGCCGCTTTTGCAGAGATGCAACAGATTACCGGCCAGCGCACCGTGCCGCAGATTTTCATCGGCGACACCCATGTGGGCGGCTTTACCGATATGCAGGCGCTGCACAAAAAAGGCGGCCTCGTCAGCTTACTCAACGGTGAATAG
- a CDS encoding phosphoglycerate kinase, translating into MAFLKLTEQNVQGKTVLIRADMNVPFKDGKISDDTRIRASLASIKYALDNGAAVIVMSHLGRPTEGEFHPEDDVAPVAAHLGGLLGKEVKVLNDWQENKPNLAAGEVAMLQNVRINKGEKKNASELGKAYASLCDVFVNDAFGTAHRAQASTEAVATAAPLSCAGILMAEELDALGKALKEPARPMVAIVAGSKVSTKLTILESLADKVDQLIVGGGIANTFLLAQGKPIGKSLAEADLVDEAKKIMEKMSAKGGAVPQPVDVVVAKEFAENAEATVKSIDDVAADEMILDIGPKSAEQLADLLKKAGTVVWNGPVGVFEFDQFAGGTEVLAKAIAESPAFSIAGGGDTLAAIAKFGITDQISYISTGGGAFLEFLEGKELPAVAALEKFAG; encoded by the coding sequence ATGGCATTTCTAAAACTCACCGAACAAAACGTACAAGGCAAAACCGTATTGATCCGCGCCGATATGAACGTGCCGTTTAAAGACGGCAAAATCAGCGACGACACCCGCATCCGCGCATCGCTGGCTTCCATCAAATACGCGTTGGACAACGGCGCCGCCGTGATTGTGATGTCGCATCTCGGCCGCCCGACCGAGGGCGAATTCCACCCCGAAGACGACGTTGCGCCCGTTGCCGCGCATCTGGGCGGCCTGTTGGGTAAAGAAGTGAAAGTGTTGAACGACTGGCAGGAAAACAAACCCAATTTGGCTGCCGGAGAAGTGGCCATGCTGCAAAACGTGCGCATCAACAAAGGCGAGAAGAAAAATGCCTCCGAGCTGGGCAAAGCCTATGCTTCGTTGTGCGACGTGTTTGTGAACGACGCATTCGGCACTGCGCACCGTGCGCAAGCCTCAACCGAAGCCGTTGCCACCGCCGCGCCGCTTTCCTGCGCCGGTATTTTGATGGCCGAAGAATTGGACGCTTTGGGCAAAGCCCTCAAAGAACCCGCACGCCCGATGGTGGCCATTGTGGCAGGCAGCAAAGTGTCCACCAAGCTGACCATTTTGGAAAGCTTGGCCGACAAAGTGGATCAATTGATTGTGGGCGGCGGCATTGCCAACACTTTCTTGCTGGCACAAGGCAAACCCATCGGCAAGTCGCTGGCGGAAGCCGACTTGGTGGACGAAGCGAAAAAAATCATGGAAAAAATGTCGGCCAAAGGCGGCGCCGTGCCGCAGCCGGTTGATGTGGTGGTGGCCAAAGAATTTGCCGAAAATGCCGAAGCGACCGTGAAATCAATCGACGACGTAGCAGCCGACGAGATGATTCTCGACATCGGCCCGAAATCAGCAGAGCAATTGGCCGATTTGCTGAAGAAAGCCGGCACCGTGGTGTGGAACGGCCCGGTCGGCGTGTTTGAGTTCGACCAGTTTGCTGGCGGTACCGAAGTGTTGGCCAAAGCCATCGCCGAAAGCCCGGCTTTCTCGATTGCCGGCGGCGGCGACACCTTGGCAGCCATTGCCAAATTCGGCATCACCGACCAAATCAGCTACATTTCCACCGGCGGCGGCGCGTTCCTCGAGTTTTTGGAAGGCAAAGAATTGCCCGCCGTAGCCGCGTTGGAAAAATTCGCAGGTTAA
- a CDS encoding ACP-like domain-containing protein, with amino-acid sequence MKKLSAALLACSLLASGLAHAENPAGKAVKKSVVTYSCQQGKKLKVTYGFNKQNLPVYASAYMHGKTRYMPINLNVSDNVDTVFGDENNFKLSTNYLDRANHRKNSVMVTSPGQEIIFKGCNPKR; translated from the coding sequence ATGAAAAAATTATCTGCTGCATTATTGGCTTGTTCTTTGCTTGCTTCAGGCCTTGCCCATGCCGAAAACCCAGCCGGTAAAGCCGTAAAAAAATCAGTGGTAACTTACTCTTGCCAACAAGGTAAAAAACTGAAAGTAACTTACGGTTTCAACAAACAAAACCTGCCTGTATACGCATCAGCCTATATGCACGGCAAAACCCGCTACATGCCGATCAACCTGAATGTTTCGGATAATGTTGATACCGTGTTCGGTGATGAAAACAATTTTAAACTGAGTACCAACTATCTGGACCGCGCAAATCACCGCAAAAATTCTGTAATGGTCACCTCCCCAGGCCAAGAAATCATTTTCAAAGGCTGTAACCCCAAACGTTAA